In Camarhynchus parvulus chromosome Z, STF_HiC, whole genome shotgun sequence, a genomic segment contains:
- the PPWD1 gene encoding peptidylprolyl isomerase domain and WD repeat-containing protein 1, translating to MASAEPEPDRERERKRKPPEVEAGGGDPAAADEEDEEERWVGPLPGEAAQAKKRRVLEFEHVYLENLPSASMYERSYMHRDVITHVACTKTDFIITASHDGHVKFWKKIEEGIEFVKHFRSHLGVIESIAVSSEGALFCSVGDDKAMKVFDVVNFDMINMLKLGYHPGQCEWVYCPGDAISSVATSEKSTGKIFIYDGRGNNQPLHVFDKLHMSPLTQIRLNPVYKAVVSSDKSGMIEYWTGTPHEYKFPKNVNWEYKTDTDLYEFAKCKAYPSSISFSPDGKKMATLGSDRKVRIFRFLTGKLMRVFDESLSMFTELQQMRQQLPDMEFGRRMAVERELEKVDAVRLINIIFDETGHFVLYGTMLGIKVINVETNRCIRILGKQENIRMMQLALFQGVAKKHRAAITIEMKASENPVLQNIQADPTVICTAFKKNRFYMFTKREPEDTKSADSDRDVFNEKPSKEEVMAATQAEGPKRVSDSAIIHTSMGDIHIKLFPVECPKTVENFCVHSRNGYYNGHIIHRIIKGFMIQTGDPTGTGMGGESIWGGEFEDEFHSTLRHDRPYTLSMANAGPNTNGSQFFITVVPTPWLDNKHSVFGRVTKGMEVVQRISNVKVNPKTDKPYEDISIINITVK from the exons ATGGCGTCCGCCGAGCCCGAGCCCGACCGCGAGCGCGAGCGAAAGCGAAAGCCGCCGGAGGTGGAGGCGGGCGGCGGCGATCCGGCGGCAGCGGacgaggaggatgaggaggaacGCTGGGTCGGGCCACTCCCGGGGGAGGCCGCGCAGGCGAAGAAAAGGAGAG TTCTTGAATTCGAACACGTTTATCTTGAAAATCTTCCGTCGGCTTCAATGTATGAACGCAGTTACATGCACAGAGATGTTATTACACACGTAGCATGTACAAA GACAGATTTTATCATAACAGCCAGTCATGATGGACATGTAaaattctggaagaaaatagaagaagGGATTGAGTTTGTTAAACACTTTCGAAGTCACTTGG GTGTTATTGAGAGTATTGCTGTTAGTTCAGAGGGGGCATTATTCTGTTCTGTTGGAGATGACAAAGCGATGAAGGTGTTTGATGTAGTCAACTTTGACATGATCAACATGTTGAAGCTTGG CTACCACCCTGGCCAGTGTGAATGGGTATATTGCCCTGGAGATGCTATATCTTCTGTTGCAACATCTgagaaaagcacagggaaaataTTCATATATGATGGACGAGGAAATAACCAGCCACTTCACGTTTTTGATAAACTCCATATGTCCCCTCTTACTCAGATACGCCTGAACCCTGTCTACAAAGCAGTTGTGTCTTCGGACAAGTCCGGAATGATCGAGTACTGGACTGGTACTCCTCATGAATATAAATTTCCCAAGAATGTGAACTGGGAGTATAAAACAGATACCGATCTATATGAATTTGCTAAATGCAAGGCTTACCCATCCAGTATAAGTTTTTCACCTGATGGCAAGAAAATGGCCACTCTTGGGTCTGACAGAAAAGTTAGAATTTTTCGTTTTCTGACAGGAAAGCTCATGAGAGTCTTTGATGAATCTCTGAGT atGTTTACTGAACTTCAGCAGATGAGACAACAGCTGCCTGACATGGAGTTTGGCCGGCGTATGGCAGTTGAGCGTGAGCTGGAGAAAGTGGATGCAGTAagattaattaatataatttttgatGAAACTGGACACTTCGTTCTCTATGGAACTATGTTGGGCATTAAGGTCATAAATGTAGAGACTAACAG GTGTATTCGTATCTTGGGAAAACAAGAGAACATCAGAATGATGCAACTGGCTTTGTTCCAAGGAGTAGCAAAGAAACATCGTGCAGCGATCACTATAGAGATGAAGGCATCTGAAAATCCTGTTCTCCAGAATATTCAGGCAGATCCAACAGTAATCtgcacagcttttaaaaaaaacaggttttacATG TTTACTAAACGCGAACCAGAAGACACAAAGAGTGCAGATTCTGACAGAGATGTATTTAATGAGAAACCTTCTAAAGAAGAGGTCATGGCAGCCACTCAGGCAGAAGGTCCCAAAAGAGTGTCAGACAGTGCCATCATCCACACAAGCATGGGAGATATTCATATCAAGCTTTTTCCTGTTGA GTGCCCCAAAACAGTGGAAAACTtctgtgtgcacagcaggaATGGTTACTACAATGGACACATAATTCACCGTATCATCAAG GGTTTCATGATTCAGACTGGTGACCCAACTGGTACAGGAATGGGAGGTGAAAGCATTTGGGGAGGAGAATTTGAAGATGAATTTCATTCAACTTTACGACATGACAGACCATATACACTCAGCATGGCTAATGCAGGACCAAATACCAATGGATCCCAGTTTTTTATAACAGTAGTGCCAACT CCGTGGCTCGACAACAAGCACAGTGTGTTTGGACGGGTTACTAAAGGAATGGAAGTTGTTCAGAGAATCTCAAATGTCAAAGTCAATCCCAAAACTGACAAACCCTATGAGGATATCAGCATCATTAATATAACAGTGAAGTAA